CAAGTACTATCTTATACTCCTTAAAAACTGGATTTAGCTCAAGCTTTCTTTTTAGAGCTTTTGCAGAATCAACTCTGTTTAAAATCCAAAAAGAGTGTTTTATTTCATCTCTCAGCTCTGGTGTAGAAAATGGAAACTTTGTCCTCTTTTCATCAGTTAAGGCATCTAGGAACTTGTCTACGTCGTCACTATAGACAAAGGCGCCTCTCTCATCTGTTGAGAAAAACTCATTTAGGTCAAAGGCGTATTCTACATTTTCTCCGTCAAGATCTATTCCATCATCAAGCTCATCTCTGATAATATCTGAGATTTGATAGGTAAAGAGATTTAGTCTTGGCAAAGTTGCGTAAGGATTTTCTTCTAAATCTTCACCCACAAAATCCCTTTTCGCTCTTTGTTCATCAGCATAGGTCCAATTATAAATAGCATCATCTTCAAATTTGAAATTAGCAAGGGCCTTAAAAGGTGTACCAGAAAGGTGGAGGGTATTAGCCCTTGTAATTTGGTTAAAGGCTTGGTCGGTCTTGTAGGTATCCACACCCTCGTGAGCCTCGTCAATTATTAGTATATCCCAATTAGTCTTGGCTACTTCCTCTAGTTTATCCTTGTCACCACCAAAGTGGATAGATCCTTTGAGATCCTGGAGACTTACAAATTCTATAAAGCCCTTGGTCTTGTCAAGGTCTACTTTCTCCATGTATTCTTCTCTATTTAGGACAAATTTTTTGCCCTTGAGAGCCTCCACATGGCTTATAAAGAAATATCCACTAGCAGGCCCAATGAATTTTACAAAATCGTCATACCAAGAATTAGCAATGGCAGGCCTATTTGTAACAATCAATATCTTTTCAAAACCCATCTTCATACAAAGGTCATAACAAGCTAGGGTCTTGCCAAAACGTGGTTTGGCATTCCAAAGAAATTCACCCTTGTTATGGGACTTGAAATAATCTATGGTCATAGAAACAGCATCTGCCTGTTCATTTCTTAGCCTATAAGGAGCTGGCTTTTCATCTGATTCTATAAGACCACGGTTTTTTCTAAATTTAAAAAAATTTAATTCAGCAAGGTCTGGTTTAATCTCAAACCACTCCTTACCTTCTTTTCGCTTAAAACCTAGATTAATCAAATATTTATGAAAATCTGAATCACCAAAAGTTTCATTAGAACCTTCATAAACAGCATTATTTGCCCATTCTAATTTATAATCAACGTCGGATGTATATACCTGTTCTTTAATCCTGGTTTCAGCATCTCTTTCGGTAAAACCAATCTTGGTCCAACCGTCATGCTTTCTAAGTTCTGGGGTAGTGTAGGCATAGCAGACAGGTATAACTTCCTTGGTAGTAGAAATCTTTACTTCAGTCATTATTCCATCTCCTGTACTTTTTCTTCGATAAAGTCAATCTCTTCAGGACTTAATCCATATTTCTTGTACAATTGCTGGTCAATCTCAGCAATAGACTTAGTCCAGTTAATGTCGGAATTTTCTGTGAAATCTTGGAGTGGGACGTATTTCCATACTGATTTAGTGTTATCTTGAGTAATTTTTAATATACCTAACATAGCCCTAGCAAATTTTGTTTTTACATATTTTAGGGTTGCTTCTGCCTCTTCTCTAGAATTGGTTTCACCGATTGAAATAAAGGTTTCTGTGAAACCCACGAGTGGGGTACCCACGAGTGGGGTACTGATACCCTCGCCAATGGCTCCAGAGCCATTGGCTTTGGGTATCAGTACCTTATATTTGTAGAGATTCTTTACGTCTTTAATGTAATCTTTTCTAAACCATTTATAGCATCTTTTTCCGTTAAGAATTCCATAAATTTGAATATAATCGTAATTATTATTAGGTTTATCATCTAAAAATAACTCTGGTAATCTTTTAAAAGAAGGTGAAGAAATTCTAGGGTCAGGCATATTTTCTGAGATTATAGGTTGTTCAGCATATGCAATATCTGAAAATCTATAAAGACCTCTATTGCTTATTACATCACTTAAGCTACCTTCGTTTAAATTCTTAACTTTATTGTTGATTGAGTTTAATTCAGGAAAGGCGGTAAAAGCTAATATTGGTGAAAATTGTTTATTTATATCTCTATAGGTTATAGCAACTCCTCCCTTTATATCAACATTATTAAAAATAGATTCGCTTTTTGCATAGTATTTAAGAACTTTAAAATGTGCATCATTTAGCATCTGTTGATTCCATTTTTTAGGAGTTTTGCCAGCGTTAAATAAAAAACGTGCAGGAGTGATTAATTCAACTTTTTCACCCACTTTATAACTTGCTTCCATAAATAGATGGTACACAGGGTCGTCGCTAGTACTAGTTCCTTTTGCTTCTTCTTGATAAGGCGGATTTCCTACTACAAAATCAAATTTTTTCATATATTCTCCTTCATTGATACAAAGGTCTGGGACTTGTTGGCTTTCCAATCAAAAATCCTACAAGCCACAGGTTGGCTTTCCTCTTCTTCACTTACTTCCAAAAAACTCATCTGGTCAGGTTCTCCTACAGGAGCACCAAAGGGCACAGTATCAGTAAGCCCATCCATTTGCCAGAGATTCCAAGAAATGATATTGGCGAGCTTTTCAAGGATTTTCTTATCAACATCCTCATCCCAGCGCTTTTCATAATAGTCTACAAAAGTCAAAAGGACATTTATCCTAGCGATCAAAAGGCTATCGCCCTGGTATTCATAACCATAAGTAGCTTGTACAGCTCGGATTGCCCATTCTATCCATTCTTCCTTGCTGGTCGTATTTTCATTTACTATCCTTAGTTTTCTATCGAGGATCCCTATCCTATTTATGGTGTGCCTGATAAGGTCACTTGTCGCCACATCATACCTAGAAACTAGGTATGGTCCCTCGCCACAGGCTATTTCTAATCTAGGAGAGTTTATATAGTCCTGCCAGGTCTTCCCATCAGGAAATATTATTTTTTCCCTAACAGGATCCCATGACTGTCCATTTTGGACATTGAAGACATCTTTTCTCCCAAACCAAACTTGGTCACAATAATTATTCATAAAATTGACCACCCAGCTAGGAGTGTAGACTTCGGCCTTTTTTCTAGTACGCTCCATCTGGGTCTCAGCTGACTTGCTAGTCCTAGGCTCAAGGGCAAAACCGTGAGCAAAAACAGTCTCAGAAATCTGGGCCCTATCGTCAAAACTATCCCCGAGGTGTTCATAGGTATTAGTCGCCCATATTATATTTTTCTTTGTAGATTTATCCTTGAGCAAACGTTTGAGCGTAGCCTTCAAGGGATAAGAATTAAAATCAATCAACGGTTGTTCCATAATAACCTCAAATCTAATAAAATAAAGAATTAAATTGTTACCACTATTATATCATTTAAGCCGATAAAGTTAAATAGCCAAAACTTTAACCATCTTTGATCTGTATGGACATTGAAAGTACAATTATGGTAGAATAAAGTTTTTGATTTTAGTTATAAGTTGAAATGGATTTTAAATTTATTTGAAGGAGGATTGATTGTTCAAAGAATTTAGACAAGATACTTATTTTGAAGTTTATGGACGATTTATGTTTCCAGAAGTTGGAATAGAGGATTCAACCGCTGGGAAAATAATATATAAAAGAAATGGTAGAATAAATAGTCTAACTTTAGAGGTTTATGGATTACTAGAAACCAACGACTTTGATGGCAGATACTTGGAAGGTCGATATAAACTCTATAATATTGTCGGATTTACAAATTATGGTATGTCTATCCTGATAGAAGGAGCAGTATTATCTAATGGAAATATTGTAGATTCGAAATTTTCCTTTCTTGAGTACAACATGAAAGATTGTTTGTTTTTAAATTTGAATATTGATGATTTTGAGCCTATAGTAAGGAAGTTATCTGATAAGGGAATATATAGTATAGGAGTATCGAGTTGTCAATATAGTTTTACTGGTATAGACAAATGGGTAAATGAATCTAATGTATTTTGTACTTATGATGAAAATAATTACACCTTTGGAGTAGATTTTGATAATATAAAAGAGGATTTTTATTTAGTTGATGATGAAAATTTGAAATTTTCTAGTGGTATGGAGATAAGTAGTGGTGAGAACACTTTTAATGAGGAATTTTATTGGAGTTTAGAATCTATTGATAAGTCTTGTTTTGATATCAAATCAATTCTAGGCAAGGTAGATATGTTTAAAGAACTTCTAGAAATATTACTTAGTGTTCCTATTGATTACTCATACTTAAAATTTAGAATACCCATAGGACAACTGGATAATAAATTAGTAACTGGATATCTTGTAAGAAGTAGGATAAGGATAGATGAATATAAGAAATTTGTTACTGACATTCCCTATGAAAAAATCAAAGATAATTTTGAAGATATACTTTGTAAATGGTTTGAAAATATTAATGAATTTACTTTAATAGTACAGAATTATATCATTAATAAAAATGCACTACAATATAATCAGTCTATTCTACTAAATTCAATAAAAAATTTAGAAATGTATCATAGGAATTTTGTTGAGCAGGAAAAAGAAATAAATGAATCTCTAAATAGAGATAAAAGAATTGTATTAGAATGTATAGATAAATACATCGATGATAAAAAACATATAGAAAAGTTTATAAGCAATATTAACTATGATTCAGAAATGACATTATATAATAGATTATTGGAATTATTTGGGAATTTAAACGAAGATCTACTTAAAAAGTTAATTAGAACAAGCTCTGAAGTTTCTAATAGGAAAATTAAAACATTTGCCTATAAGTTAGTTAGTACAAGAAATTACTATACTCATGGAGATTCAGAATCAATGAAAAATGTGGTGATAATAGATAGTGATGAATTAATAGAAACTACTCTTTTATTAAATCAGATTATTAAATACTATATTTGCAAGGAATTGTTTGATGTAGATGGTGAAATTGTTGATATTATTATAAAGGGTATGAGCGGGGTTATTAAGTAAAAATTGATAATACGTTAATAATTACTACTATTAGGAGAGTAAATGGAATATAAAGAATTTGAAAGTTTAATAAAAAATTCAGAAGCTAGGATTATAATTGATACTAATATATTATTAGATTTAGTACGTTATCCAATATATATTAGCAAAAATATATTGGAAATTTTCAATAAATGTGTTGATTTACTTTGGATGCCTTACCAAGTATTTAATGAATATGAATCAAATAAGAATAAAGTGTTTGGAGATTATAAGAAGAAATATCAACATTTTCAGAATGATCTATTAAATTGTGCTGGTAAATTTGAGAAAGATATAAAAAAGAAATTAGATAATGGGAACAGATATAATTACCATGGATTAGAAGATTTGGAAATAAAAATCAATCAAAGCTTAGATTTGTTAAGAGATAATATTAGTAATTATAAAGAAAATATTGGTACTGAATTTTCCATGACGCAGGAAAAAAATCCAAAAATAATTCAAGAAATAGAAAATTTAGTACAGAAAATAGTAGAAAAACAACAAATTGGTAAGAAAATGAAAATTCAGGAGGAAATTAATCTAATTAAAGAAGGAGAGATTAGATATAAATATAAAATACCCCCTGGATATAAAGATAATGAAAAATCTGATATAAGTGAATTTGGAGATTTATTTATATGGAAAGAAATAATAGAATTCTCTAAAAGTCAACAACATAAAACTATTATTTTTATAACGAACGATCTAAAAGAAGACTGGTGGCAGTTAGATAAAAATAATAAAACATTAGA
This window of the Anaerococcus mediterraneensis genome carries:
- a CDS encoding Eco57I restriction-modification methylase domain-containing protein codes for the protein MKKFDFVVGNPPYQEEAKGTSTSDDPVYHLFMEASYKVGEKVELITPARFLFNAGKTPKKWNQQMLNDAHFKVLKYYAKSESIFNNVDIKGGVAITYRDINKQFSPILAFTAFPELNSINNKVKNLNEGSLSDVISNRGLYRFSDIAYAEQPIISENMPDPRISSPSFKRLPELFLDDKPNNNYDYIQIYGILNGKRCYKWFRKDYIKDVKNLYKYKVLIPKANGSGAIGEGISTPLVGTPLVGFTETFISIGETNSREEAEATLKYVKTKFARAMLGILKITQDNTKSVWKYVPLQDFTENSDINWTKSIAEIDQQLYKKYGLSPEEIDFIEEKVQEME
- a CDS encoding restriction endonuclease subunit M, coding for MEQPLIDFNSYPLKATLKRLLKDKSTKKNIIWATNTYEHLGDSFDDRAQISETVFAHGFALEPRTSKSAETQMERTRKKAEVYTPSWVVNFMNNYCDQVWFGRKDVFNVQNGQSWDPVREKIIFPDGKTWQDYINSPRLEIACGEGPYLVSRYDVATSDLIRHTINRIGILDRKLRIVNENTTSKEEWIEWAIRAVQATYGYEYQGDSLLIARINVLLTFVDYYEKRWDEDVDKKILEKLANIISWNLWQMDGLTDTVPFGAPVGEPDQMSFLEVSEEEESQPVACRIFDWKANKSQTFVSMKENI
- a CDS encoding HEPN domain-containing protein, with protein sequence MFKEFRQDTYFEVYGRFMFPEVGIEDSTAGKIIYKRNGRINSLTLEVYGLLETNDFDGRYLEGRYKLYNIVGFTNYGMSILIEGAVLSNGNIVDSKFSFLEYNMKDCLFLNLNIDDFEPIVRKLSDKGIYSIGVSSCQYSFTGIDKWVNESNVFCTYDENNYTFGVDFDNIKEDFYLVDDENLKFSSGMEISSGENTFNEEFYWSLESIDKSCFDIKSILGKVDMFKELLEILLSVPIDYSYLKFRIPIGQLDNKLVTGYLVRSRIRIDEYKKFVTDIPYEKIKDNFEDILCKWFENINEFTLIVQNYIINKNALQYNQSILLNSIKNLEMYHRNFVEQEKEINESLNRDKRIVLECIDKYIDDKKHIEKFISNINYDSEMTLYNRLLELFGNLNEDLLKKLIRTSSEVSNRKIKTFAYKLVSTRNYYTHGDSESMKNVVIIDSDELIETTLLLNQIIKYYICKELFDVDGEIVDIIIKGMSGVIK
- a CDS encoding PIN-like domain-containing protein; protein product: MEYKEFESLIKNSEARIIIDTNILLDLVRYPIYISKNILEIFNKCVDLLWMPYQVFNEYESNKNKVFGDYKKKYQHFQNDLLNCAGKFEKDIKKKLDNGNRYNYHGLEDLEIKINQSLDLLRDNISNYKENIGTEFSMTQEKNPKIIQEIENLVQKIVEKQQIGKKMKIQEEINLIKEGEIRYKYKIPPGYKDNEKSDISEFGDLFIWKEIIEFSKSQQHKTIIFITNDLKEDWWQLDKNNKTLEINPLLKREFDENCGDASIEFFSLDGFYKLASQLYNLNNYQVYINLNRDDDNYIERIVDKVTETIGDYLFKSPDIYLQHKDELKIRGNIVVKRNSYEVLDVYSNFLENAMEYKYNLKLNVNIDIYSDKLINSNDSESIVKTFKISQKYVGDIEILIQRTINKDNINSDQNFLSKDIDFTNFKILQLNLKQNDKINVFFYDISKLDVKYI